From the Hyphomicrobiaceae bacterium genome, the window GCCTTACGAAGATCAAGCGGCTGGATCTCGTTTCCAAACGCGCAGAGCAGGCTGAGAACTTTCGCAAGCTCTTGATTGCGATTTCGAGCGACATCCGCGTGCTGCTCGTCAAGCTTGCCGATCGCCTCCATAACATGCGCACGCTGGAGCACATGCGGCCGGAGAGCCGACAGCGCAACTCCGAAGAAACTCTCGATATCTACGCGCCTTTAGCCGGCCTGATGGGCATGCAAACGCTGCGAGAAGAGCTGGAGGACCATGCCTTCCGGTGGCTGCATCCGGAAGCCTATGCGGCGGTGACGGACAAGCTCGCGGATCTGCGCGCGCGCAACCAGGGGCTCGTGGAGGAGATCCGTCAGGCCCTTGCCCGCAAACTGGCCGATGCCGGGATTAAGGCCGAGACGGTCGGCCGCGAGAAGAAGCCCTATTCCATCTGGAGCAAGATGGAGCACAAGCAAATCAGTTTGGAGCAGCTTTCCGATATTTTTGCTTTCCGCGTGACTGTCGATAGCATCGACGACTGCTACCGCGCATTGGGCATCGTGCACACAACCTGGAGCACTGTTCCCGGGCGGTTCAAGGATTACATCTCCGCGCCCAAGCGCAACAACTACCAATCGATCCACACGACCGTATATGGCCCTAGCCATCAGCGCGTGGAACTTCAGATCCGCACCCGCGAAATGCATCGCGTCGCCGAGTTTGGCATCGCTGCCCATGCGCTCTACAAGGAGGCGGTTCGTCCTGGTGTCGGCAAACGCGCCAACGGCGCCAGCAGCGCAGTGGCGCCAGTCAATGACTTTGGTCCGTATGGCCATCTCCGCGCTATGATCAACACCGTCTTACAGGCGGAAAATCCGGAAGAATTCTTGGAACACACCAAGTTGGAGTTGTTCCACGATCAGGTGTTCTGCTTTACGCCCAAGGGGCGGCTTATCGCGCTGCCGCGCGGAGCGACGCCTCTCGACTTTGCCTACGCGGTGCACACCGACATCGGCAATGAGGCGGTTGCCGCATTTATCAATGGCCGTCACGTTCCCATCGATACCCGTTTGCGCAACGGCGACGAGGTCGTCATCGAAACCTCCAAAACGCATGTCCGCCCGGCGCAGTGGGAAGCGTTTGCGGTTACCGGACGGGCACGGTCTGCTATCCGCCGCGCGGCGCGCGAAGCGCAGCGCAAGCGCTACGTTGCGCTCGGCCGTCAGCTTCTTGTCGCCGCCATGTCTAACGCAAAACTCACGTACTCAGACGATAAACTGAAGGCGGTTTTGCCCAAGCTCAATGCCAAGTCACTTGATGAGGCACTTGCCGCGGCGGGGCGCAACGAAGGTGCACTTGAGGAGGCGCTCAAGCATCTCATTCCCGCGCCTGAGAGCGGGCAAGAAAGCTATAAGCCAACCCGCAAGTTCGGCCGGGCGAAGGGCGAGGATGGCTGGTTCAACATCGACAAAGTCATGAGCCTCAAGTTTCGGGCCGGTGAGCACGATGCAATGAGGATGCTGTCGGTTGGAGGCGGGGAAAACGTTCCGGTACAGTTCGAGCCCGGCGGCGCTGTCCCGGGCGACCGAATCGTGGGGGTGTTGAGCCCTGGCGTCGGCATCCAAATTTTCCAGATCCACTCACCACGACTCAAGGAGTTCGAGCACGAAGGATGGGTCGATGTGACCTGGGATGTGGATCCGGCGCGGCCCGAGAGGTTCCCAGCTCACCTGTCTGTAACGGCGGTCAATGCACCCGGTTCGCTTGCAGAAATTGCCGCAGTCATCGGGACTTCCGGTGGCAACATCGAGAATCTAAAGATGGTGCGGAAAGCGGCCGATTTCACCGAAATGAGCATTGTCATAGAGGTGTTCGACCTTGTTCATCTTAACAGAATCATTTCAGGCCTGCGCGCCAAGCCAACGGTTTCGAAGGTGGAACGCCTGTTCGAATAGGCTATAGTACGCGCGGGGGATAGAGGTGCCTGCGGCCGCCTGCGTTTGGCCGCCTCGGCGCTCATAGGACTAATCTGAAGTGCGCAGCGATACACCAGTTTCGTGTAAGCGATCGAAGCCGTCCGCTCCTCTCGGGCTACGGTCGCGCTTGACTGTGCTCAGTCGGCGCTTGGCTTATCTATGGCGTCGGCTGATGCGCCTGCACGCAACACCACACGAGATCGCACTTGGGTGCGCGGCTGGCGTCTTTGCGGCCTTCACGCCCTTCGTCGGGCTTCAGGTGCTATTGGCCATTGCTATCGCCTTTCTTCTGCGCGTCAACATTCCGGCCGCCGTGCTTGGGACGTTTGCTGGCAATCCGTTGAGTTGGCCTGCGATCTGGGCGGCGTCCTACGTGGCCGGAGCATGGGTGCTCGGGCTCGATCCGGCGATCTCCGCAGAGCACGTAAGCCAGAGTGCGGCTTTGCTTGCTGCCGCGGCAGCCGATCCCAATCCAGTGTCACTGGACGCAGCCGCGACGACGATCCGGCCGCATGTGTTACCTATGCTGATGGGCAGTCTGCTGGTCGGCTTGATTGCCGCGGCGCTCAGCTATTATCCTATGCGCCGTGCGGTCGGCAGCTTCCAACGCCGTAGGCAGCTGCTGGCGAGCGCATGAATTTCAATCGTGTTTTGGCCATAAGCCGTTGCGGACGAGCCCTCTGGATCTTGTCGGCACCTTCCGGCCAGCCGCATCTGGTTGTTTGACTTGAGAGAGCTTTAAGTATGCGTGCGCGGCCTGCCACTTCTCCTTTGCGTCTTGGCGTTAACATCGATCACGTGGCGACGTTGCGCAATGCGCGTGGAGGGCGTCATCCCGATCCGCTTCGGGCCGCGCATCTGGCGATAGATGGAGGCGCCGACGGGATCACGGCGCACCTGCGAGAAGATCGCCGACACATATCTGACGAAGACATCACCCGGCTGAAATACGAGCTGACGCGTCCACTCAATTTAGAGATGGCGGCGACTCCTGAGATGCTCGCCATCGCTTTGCGCCATGTTCCCAATGCCTGTTGTCTGGTGCCGGAGCGACGAGAGGAACGAACCACCGAGGGCGGCCTCGACGTGGTTGGTCAGCGCGCATTGCTCAAGCCGTTTGTCGCCGAGCTCAAAGACGCAGGAATTCGTGTTTCGTTGTTCATCGAACCTGATCCCGATGCCATAGCTGCGAGCGCCGAGATCGGGGCAGACATTGTCGAGCTTCACACCGGACGCTACTGCAATATGGCGCTTGATAACGATGCGCCGGGCCTGGCGCGTGAATTGGCGCGTCACGCTTCGGGTGCGCGCACGGCGCACGCGGCGGGTTTGGAAGTCCATGCAGGTCACGGGCTGACCTACAATACGGTGCAGCCGATTGCACGGCTTCCCGAGATTGTTGAGCTCAATATTGGCCACTTCATTATCGGCGAAGCCATCTTTGGCGGCTTGCCCGCTGCGGTGCGCAGGATGCGTACATTGATGGATGAAGCGCGCCAACACCCCGCAATCGCATTGGCGGGGGTAGGCGGAGCAGCATGATCATCGGCATCGGCAACGACCTTTGCGATATCCGCCGCATAGAGAAAACGCTTGAACGTTTTGGCGACCGGTTTCTCGACAAGGTTTTCACTGCCGAGGAGCGGCGCAAAGCTTACGCGCGCGTGCATCCTGCCCGCACTCTAGCGAAGCGCTTTGCGGCAAAGGAAGCGCTCTCCAAGGCGCTCGGAACCGGCTTTCGCAACGGTGTTCACTTGAAAGACATCGGGGTTGTAAACTCAGCCTCGGGGCGGCCGACCCTCGCTCTGGGCAAGGGGGCCGCCAAACGCCTGGAAAGTCTGATCCCTCCGGGATATACCGCGCGCATCGACGTAACCTTGACCGATGAATATCCAATCGCGGAAGCGGTCGTCATCATATCCGCCTTGCCCGATAAAGGTCCGGCGCGCTGAGGCGCGCAGTTGCATCGGCGCGTGAAAATAGCTGGGCGGCGATCGTACCCAGCCCCGGCGAAATTAATGCCGTAATTCCATGGGTTCTTGAGGGAAACCGTCGTTCAGATTGCACGGGGCAGGCAAACTCGCTATAGCGAGCGAGTTAACAGAACCACGCCCCGGCTTGCGCCGTTTCAGGCGTAATTTGGGAGCAAGGGATGAGCGCCGCGGCAAGGTCAGGACGTTCAAGCTGGCTTGATACAGCCATCATCATCGCGGAAGCGTTGGCGATCGCGATGTTCGTGCGCGTCTTTCTTTATCAGCCGTTCAACATTCCTTCCGGCTCGATGAAGAACACGCTGTTGATCGGCGACTATTTGTTCGTCTCCAAACTCTCGTACGGCTATTCGAAGTATTCGTTTCCGCGTACGGCAACCGTGTGCATCCCCTTCACCGGCGGGTGCTCAACCTTCCGAGTCCTTCCCGATCTCATCTCCAGCG encodes:
- the acpS gene encoding holo-ACP synthase, with the translated sequence MIIGIGNDLCDIRRIEKTLERFGDRFLDKVFTAEERRKAYARVHPARTLAKRFAAKEALSKALGTGFRNGVHLKDIGVVNSASGRPTLALGKGAAKRLESLIPPGYTARIDVTLTDEYPIAEAVVIISALPDKGPAR
- a CDS encoding DUF2062 domain-containing protein; this encodes MLSRRLAYLWRRLMRLHATPHEIALGCAAGVFAAFTPFVGLQVLLAIAIAFLLRVNIPAAVLGTFAGNPLSWPAIWAASYVAGAWVLGLDPAISAEHVSQSAALLAAAAADPNPVSLDAAATTIRPHVLPMLMGSLLVGLIAAALSYYPMRRAVGSFQRRRQLLASA
- a CDS encoding pyridoxine 5'-phosphate synthase, coding for MRARPATSPLRLGVNIDHVATLRNARGGRHPDPLRAAHLAIDGGADGITAHLREDRRHISDEDITRLKYELTRPLNLEMAATPEMLAIALRHVPNACCLVPERREERTTEGGLDVVGQRALLKPFVAELKDAGIRVSLFIEPDPDAIAASAEIGADIVELHTGRYCNMALDNDAPGLARELARHASGARTAHAAGLEVHAGHGLTYNTVQPIARLPEIVELNIGHFIIGEAIFGGLPAAVRRMRTLMDEARQHPAIALAGVGGAA
- a CDS encoding bifunctional (p)ppGpp synthetase/guanosine-3',5'-bis(diphosphate) 3'-pyrophosphohydrolase, translating into MMRQYELVERVLKYDPKADEALLNRAYVYAMKAHGHQKRASGAPYFSHPLEVAAILTELKLDDATVATALLHDVIEDTDATRAEIDQMFGPEIGGLVDGLTKIKRLDLVSKRAEQAENFRKLLIAISSDIRVLLVKLADRLHNMRTLEHMRPESRQRNSEETLDIYAPLAGLMGMQTLREELEDHAFRWLHPEAYAAVTDKLADLRARNQGLVEEIRQALARKLADAGIKAETVGREKKPYSIWSKMEHKQISLEQLSDIFAFRVTVDSIDDCYRALGIVHTTWSTVPGRFKDYISAPKRNNYQSIHTTVYGPSHQRVELQIRTREMHRVAEFGIAAHALYKEAVRPGVGKRANGASSAVAPVNDFGPYGHLRAMINTVLQAENPEEFLEHTKLELFHDQVFCFTPKGRLIALPRGATPLDFAYAVHTDIGNEAVAAFINGRHVPIDTRLRNGDEVVIETSKTHVRPAQWEAFAVTGRARSAIRRAAREAQRKRYVALGRQLLVAAMSNAKLTYSDDKLKAVLPKLNAKSLDEALAAAGRNEGALEEALKHLIPAPESGQESYKPTRKFGRAKGEDGWFNIDKVMSLKFRAGEHDAMRMLSVGGGENVPVQFEPGGAVPGDRIVGVLSPGVGIQIFQIHSPRLKEFEHEGWVDVTWDVDPARPERFPAHLSVTAVNAPGSLAEIAAVIGTSGGNIENLKMVRKAADFTEMSIVIEVFDLVHLNRIISGLRAKPTVSKVERLFE